One Thioclava sp. ES.031 genomic window, TTTGTCGCGGTAGGGTAAAAAAGTTGCGCAGGCATCTTGCCTGTGCTCTGCCGCATGTGCTATGCCGCAGTGCAACATAAACTTCCGGCTGGGACCTATGGATATGCTCGACAACCTGCCCCGTGGCACGATCTGCATCGAAGATCTGGAAATCGGCATGGTGCGCTACCTCCGCAAGGAGGTCACCGACCGCGACATCGAGATGTTCGCGGAGGTCTCCACCGACCATAACCCTGTCCATCTGGACGATGCCTATGCGCAAGACACCATTTTCGAGGGTCGAATCGCGCATGGCATGCTGACCGCGGGGCTGATCTCGGCGGTGATCGGCGAACAGCTTCCCGGTCACGGCACGGTCTATCTGGGCCAGTCGCTCAAATTCATGGCCCCCGTGCGCCCCGGCGATGTGGTCTATGCCGAGGTGAAGGTGACGGCGATCGACCATTCGCGTCGCCGTGTCACGCTTGAAACCCATTGCGCGGTGGGCGATACGGTGGTCGTGAAAGGCGAGGCGCTGGTTCTGGCGCCCTCGCGCAAGTTCGACTGACCCGGCGACCTCGCCGGAGGGCGGGGTGGATGAAACGCTTGACCACTTGGAAATCGCTGGAGAAATCCGCGCGCGGGGCCTCCGTCGCGATGGGCAATTTCGACGGCATCCATCTTGGCCATCAATCGGTGATCGATCAGGCACGTGGGAAAGATGCGCCGCTGGGCGTCATCACCTTCGAGCCCCATCCCCGCGAATTCTTCGCAGCCCGGGCAGGCAAGACCCTGCCGCCGTTCCGGCTGATGAACCCCGAGGCGCGCGCCAACCGGCTCGCCAAGCTCGGGGTCGAGCGGCTCTATGAGCTGCCCTTCAACGAAGAACTGGCCGATATGAGCGCCGACGCCTTCGCCCGCGAAGTGCTCGCCGAAGGTCTGGGCGTGACCCATGTCGCAGTGGGCGGCGATTTCCGCTTCGGCAAGGGGCGCGAGGGCGACACGGCCATGCTGACGGAGCTCGGCGCGAAATACGGCTTCGAGGTCACCGTCGCACCGCTTCTGCATGTCGAGGGGGTTGAGGCGTCTTCGACTGCGATCCGCACCGCGCTGGCCGAAGGCCGCCCCGAGGATGCCGCCGCGATGCTGGGCCACCTGCACCGGATCGAGGGCGCGGTGCTGCATGGCGACAAGCGTGGACGCGATCTGGGCTATCCGACCGCGAATATGTCGATGGCCGGGCTGCATCTGCCCAAGCTCGGCGTCTATGCGGTGAAGTTCGACGTGCTGACCGGGCCTCATAAGGGCAGCTATACCGGGGCTGCGAGCCTCGGCGTGCGCCCGATGTTCGGCGAGAATACCCCGAACCTCGAAACCTTCGTCTTCGATTTCAAAGGCGACCTCTACGACGAGCATGTCTCGGTCGCGCTGGTCGAATTCCTGCGCCCCGAGATGAAGTTCGACGGCGTAGAGGCGCTGGTCGCGCAGATGGATGCCGATTGCGTCCGCGCGCGGGAGATCTTGGCGGAGCGCTGAGGGCCGCGCCCGACCTCCCCCCGGGAGGGCGCTTTTCGCCACCAGCGCGCGCATCGACGTCGTTCGGTGACGGGACCATAAACCGCAGACCACCGAACGCGCGGACGCCCACCCGAGGTCGGGCGCAGCCCGTCCCGCCATGCCCAAATCGCAGATCCGCTCACGATCCGCCGATCTGCCCTTTCCATTTCCCCGCCGCTGCCCCATTTTCCGCCGCATGACCAAACTGCGCCCCGAGTTCTGGAAACTGCCGCTGAAAAAGCTCACCGCCCCCGAATGGGAGGCGCTGTGTGATGGCTGCGGCAAATGCTGCCTGAACAAGCTCGAATACGAGGATACGGGCGAGGTCGTCTTCACCCGCGTCGCCTGCCGGCTGCTCGATGGCGAGAGCTGCAGCTGCACGCAATATGACATTCGCCACCAGTTCGTCCCTGAATGCGTCACGCTCAGCCCCAAGACGATCCACAAGATCGCCTATTGGATGCCCGCGACCTGCGCCTACCGGCTGCGCTTCGAAGACAAGCCGCTGCATGACTGGCACTACCTGATCTCGGGCTCGCGCGAGACGGTCCACGAGGCCGGGGAAAGCGTGCGCGGCTGGACCGTGCCCGAATTCGAAGTGCCCGAAGACGAGTGGGACGAATACACGATCGAGGATCTCTCATGAATTTTGCCTCCGACAACACTTCCGGCGCCCATCCCGCCATTCTCGAGGGCCTCATGGCCGCGAATGAGGGGCATGTGCATTCCTATGGCGACGACCCGATCACCGAAGGCGTGCAGGCGAAGATCCGTGAGATTTTCGAGGCGCCCGAGGCGCGCGTCTATCTGGTTGCGACCGGCACGGCGGCCAATGCGCTCTCCTGCGCGGTGCTGACCCAGCCCTGGGGCGCGATCTTCTGCCATCGCAACGCCCATATCGAGGAAGACGAATGCGGCGCGCCCGAATTCTACACCGGCGGCTCGAAGCTGGTTCTGGTCGACGGGCCGGACGCGAAGATGGACCCCGACGCGCTTGCGCGGACCATCGCGCATACCGGGCGCGGCGGCATCCATAACGTGCAGCGCGGCATGGTCTCGATCACCAACTCGACCGAGGCGGGCGCGGTCTATTCGCCCGAGGAGGTGAAAGCCCTGAGCGATGTCGCCCGCCGCTTCCATCTGCCCGTGCATATGGACGGCGCGCGCTTCGCCAATGCGCTCGTCTCGGCGGGCTGCACCCCGGCGGAGATGACCTGGAAGGCGGGCGTCGACGTGCTCAGCTTCGGCGGCACCAAGAATGGCTGCATGGGCGTCGAAGCGGTGGTGATCTTCGATCCCAAACGCGCCTGGGAATTCGAGCTGCGCCGCAAGCGCGGCGGCCATCTCTTCTCGAAACACCGCTTCCTCGCGGCCCAGATGCAGGCCTATCTGGCCGATGATCTGTGGTTGAAGACCGCGCGCCATGCCAATGAAATGGCACGCAAACTCTCGGAAGGCATCGGCCAGATCGAGGGCGCGAAACTGATCCACCCGACGCAGGCCAACGCGGTCTTCGCCGCCCTGCCGCGCGGGGCGCACAAGCGCGCGAATGCGGCGGGGGCCTATTACTACCTCTGGCCGTTCGACCAGTCGCTGGAAGGTCCCGAGGACGAGCTTCTGGCCGCGCGACTGGTCTGTTCCTGGGCTACGACGCCCGAGGAAATCGACGCCTTCCTTGGCCATCTGGCGTAATCAGCGCCGAAGATCAGCGCCGCCCGGGCAGGTCGCGAAACGCGATCTTCTCGGGCGGGCCGTCCCATTCGGGATGCGCCTTTTGCGCGGCTCTCAAGGCCGCGCGGAACCTGCGGATCGCACCAAGGCCGGGAATGCGCGGGATATGCGCCAGTTCCCAGTGAATGCCGTTGATCGGATCGTCGAAGAACACCGCGTAATATCCCGGCGCATAAACGGGATATTCCTGCGGGGCGTCCGTCACCGACAGCCCGCGCGGGATCAGGAAGTCGCGGTGAAACGCATCCACCTCGGCCCGCGATTTCGCCCAGAGCGCGATGTGATGGATGCCCACCGCCCGCGCCTCGTGATCCAGCTTTTCGCCCGAGTGCGCAGGCTGGATGCCGATATAGGAATGCGGCATCGGGAAACGCGCCATGTAATAGGTGGAGCGATAGCCGATATCGAGCGTCCAGAAGCTCTTATATCCAAGCCATCCGAACATCGCATCGTAGAAGCCGATCGACCTGTCATAGTCGAGCACCGAGAATTCGACGTGATTGACCCCGCGCCAGCGCATGAGCGGCCTCCTCCTGATGGACTTCACCCTAGAGGAGCCGCGCGACGGTGCAATGACGCCTCACGCAGACGGGATGGGGTAGGGCGGGTGCCACGGTTGCGCAGGCCCGGCTTGCCGCACAGTCGACGGCGAGACCTCGAACAGCACAAGATGGCTCAGGTCGGGGCGTGAGCGCGAGGCGTAGATCAGCCCCTGCGCGCCGCGCGCCCGCGACCGATCCGAGAGGCGCCATGTGGGCGACGGCGCGCCGCTTGCCCGGTCATCCTGCCAGACCACCGAGGCCTGCGCCTGATCGGCTGTGCCGCGCAGGTCGTCCATCGCCTGCGCCGTGATCTCCAGCGGCACGATCAGCCGCGACGGATCGCCCGCCCGCACATAGCGCCGCAGCGCGACGGCAGCCCCTTCGGCACTCAGTGAGGCGTAAAGGGCTACCTGCCCGGAATGATGAAACCGGCCCTCCGGATGGCGGGCCGGTTCGCAAGCCTCGTCGGCGCGGTCGGCAGAGAGGATCCGCCAGACCGTGCCGTGGAAAGGGATCACTCGGCTTCGCCCTGCTCGGCGAGGAATTTCTCGGCGTCGAGCGCAGCCATGCAGCCCATCCCCGCCGAGGTGACGGCCTGACGATAGGTGTGATCGGTCAGGTCACCGGCAGCGAAGATGCCCGGCTGCGAGGTGCGGGTCGAGCCCGGCTCCACCCAGACATAGCCGCCCGATTGCATCTTCAGGCTGTCCTTCACGAGTTCGGACGAGGGCGCGTGCCCGATCGCCACGAAGAACCCGTCGCAGGGGATGACTTTCTCCGACCCATCGGCGGTGGATTTTACCCGCACACCGGTCACGCCGAGCGGGTTTTCGTCGCCGAGAATTTCCTCGACCGTGTGATTCCACTCCACCTCGATCTTGGGGTTCTTGAACAGGCGATCCTGCAGGATCTTCTCCGAGCGCAGCGTGTCGCGGCGGTGAATCAGCGTCACCTTGGAGGCGAAATTGGTCAGGAACAGCGCCTCTTCCACGGCGGTGTTGCCGCCGCCGATCACCACGACTTCCTTGCCGCGATAGAAGAACCCGTCACAGGTCGCGCAGGCCGAGACGCCGAAGCCCTTGAACTTCTCTTCCGAGGGAAGACCCAGCCATTTCGCCTGCGCCCCGGTGGCGAGGATCACTGCTGCTGCCTCGTAGGTCGTGCCCGAATCGCCTTTCGCGACGAAGGGGCGCTTCGCCGTGTCGAGCTCGGTGATCATGTCCATGATGATCTCGGTGCCCATCGCGCGGGCAT contains:
- a CDS encoding MaoC family dehydratase, which gives rise to MLDNLPRGTICIEDLEIGMVRYLRKEVTDRDIEMFAEVSTDHNPVHLDDAYAQDTIFEGRIAHGMLTAGLISAVIGEQLPGHGTVYLGQSLKFMAPVRPGDVVYAEVKVTAIDHSRRRVTLETHCAVGDTVVVKGEALVLAPSRKFD
- a CDS encoding bifunctional riboflavin kinase/FAD synthetase is translated as MKRLTTWKSLEKSARGASVAMGNFDGIHLGHQSVIDQARGKDAPLGVITFEPHPREFFAARAGKTLPPFRLMNPEARANRLAKLGVERLYELPFNEELADMSADAFAREVLAEGLGVTHVAVGGDFRFGKGREGDTAMLTELGAKYGFEVTVAPLLHVEGVEASSTAIRTALAEGRPEDAAAMLGHLHRIEGAVLHGDKRGRDLGYPTANMSMAGLHLPKLGVYAVKFDVLTGPHKGSYTGAASLGVRPMFGENTPNLETFVFDFKGDLYDEHVSVALVEFLRPEMKFDGVEALVAQMDADCVRAREILAER
- a CDS encoding YcgN family cysteine cluster protein, with the protein product MTKLRPEFWKLPLKKLTAPEWEALCDGCGKCCLNKLEYEDTGEVVFTRVACRLLDGESCSCTQYDIRHQFVPECVTLSPKTIHKIAYWMPATCAYRLRFEDKPLHDWHYLISGSRETVHEAGESVRGWTVPEFEVPEDEWDEYTIEDLS
- a CDS encoding low specificity L-threonine aldolase, with amino-acid sequence MNFASDNTSGAHPAILEGLMAANEGHVHSYGDDPITEGVQAKIREIFEAPEARVYLVATGTAANALSCAVLTQPWGAIFCHRNAHIEEDECGAPEFYTGGSKLVLVDGPDAKMDPDALARTIAHTGRGGIHNVQRGMVSITNSTEAGAVYSPEEVKALSDVARRFHLPVHMDGARFANALVSAGCTPAEMTWKAGVDVLSFGGTKNGCMGVEAVVIFDPKRAWEFELRRKRGGHLFSKHRFLAAQMQAYLADDLWLKTARHANEMARKLSEGIGQIEGAKLIHPTQANAVFAALPRGAHKRANAAGAYYYLWPFDQSLEGPEDELLAARLVCSWATTPEEIDAFLGHLA
- a CDS encoding VOC family protein encodes the protein MRWRGVNHVEFSVLDYDRSIGFYDAMFGWLGYKSFWTLDIGYRSTYYMARFPMPHSYIGIQPAHSGEKLDHEARAVGIHHIALWAKSRAEVDAFHRDFLIPRGLSVTDAPQEYPVYAPGYYAVFFDDPINGIHWELAHIPRIPGLGAIRRFRAALRAAQKAHPEWDGPPEKIAFRDLPGRR
- a CDS encoding RES family NAD+ phosphorylase; the protein is MIPFHGTVWRILSADRADEACEPARHPEGRFHHSGQVALYASLSAEGAAVALRRYVRAGDPSRLIVPLEITAQAMDDLRGTADQAQASVVWQDDRASGAPSPTWRLSDRSRARGAQGLIYASRSRPDLSHLVLFEVSPSTVRQAGPAQPWHPPYPIPSA
- the trxB gene encoding thioredoxin-disulfide reductase; the protein is MSETKKTKVLIIGSGPAGYTAAVYASRAMLEPVLVQGMQPGGQLTITTEVENWPGESEIQGPDLMVKMEEHARAMGTEIIMDMITELDTAKRPFVAKGDSGTTYEAAAVILATGAQAKWLGLPSEEKFKGFGVSACATCDGFFYRGKEVVVIGGGNTAVEEALFLTNFASKVTLIHRRDTLRSEKILQDRLFKNPKIEVEWNHTVEEILGDENPLGVTGVRVKSTADGSEKVIPCDGFFVAIGHAPSSELVKDSLKMQSGGYVWVEPGSTRTSQPGIFAAGDLTDHTYRQAVTSAGMGCMAALDAEKFLAEQGEAE